In one window of Thermoanaerobaculia bacterium DNA:
- the lnt gene encoding apolipoprotein N-acyltransferase, protein RGCSVLLNSVSEAPGEADERYFNSALLISPGRQPARYDKRHLVPFGEYVPLASVFSFISSLARNAGDFSPADRIQLLDWEGERLGPAICYEVVFPDEVAQLTRAGATVLVSLTNDAWYGDTAAPWQHLRAARFRAAENRRWLLRAAITGVSAVVAPDGSVRGELGVGESGLLRARFEGRSDLTPFARAPWTVPALCAALLALAFGRRPRR, encoded by the coding sequence CGCGGCTGCTCGGTGCTGCTGAACTCGGTCTCCGAAGCCCCCGGCGAGGCAGACGAGCGCTATTTCAACTCGGCGCTCCTGATCTCGCCCGGCCGGCAGCCGGCACGCTACGACAAACGCCACCTCGTGCCGTTCGGCGAATACGTGCCGCTCGCCAGCGTCTTCTCGTTCATCTCGAGCCTGGCGAGGAACGCCGGAGATTTCTCTCCTGCCGACCGTATCCAACTTCTCGATTGGGAGGGGGAGCGTCTCGGCCCGGCCATCTGTTACGAGGTCGTCTTTCCGGACGAGGTCGCCCAACTCACCCGCGCCGGCGCGACCGTCCTGGTGAGCCTGACGAACGACGCCTGGTACGGCGACACCGCGGCGCCCTGGCAGCATCTGCGGGCGGCGCGCTTCCGCGCCGCGGAGAACCGCCGCTGGCTGCTGCGCGCCGCGATCACCGGGGTCTCCGCGGTCGTCGCGCCGGACGGCTCGGTGCGCGGCGAGCTCGGAGTCGGCGAAAGCGGGCTCCTCCGGGCGCGGTTCGAGGGGCGCTCCGATCTGACACCGTTCGCCCGCGCGCCCTGGACGGTGCCGGCGCTCTGCGCCGCGCTCCTGGCTCTGGCATTCGGACGCCGCCCCCGGCGCTAA
- a CDS encoding ABC transporter ATP-binding protein: MSNPASSTVGPLFELREVSFRYEEIVAIDACSLVLERGTRVALLGANGSGKSTLLLLLDALQPPSSGTIRFDGRELTPEALLDERANHEFRRRVGFVFQNPEVQLFNPTVRDEIAFGPLQLGWPTERIRDEVERMVDRMQLRAVVERPTFRLSMGEKKRVAIASVLILDPEVILLDEPTAGLDPRSQSGVIDLLEQWQGTARTVIVATHDLGVIEEIADRCLVFQQGRLVADRPPAEIVRDLDLLTSTGLVHSHRHSHGPGVHHSHPHLHRHQHGES; the protein is encoded by the coding sequence ATGAGCAACCCGGCGAGCAGCACAGTCGGGCCGCTCTTCGAGCTGCGCGAGGTGAGCTTCCGCTACGAGGAGATCGTCGCGATCGATGCCTGCTCGCTCGTTCTCGAACGCGGCACGCGCGTCGCGCTCCTGGGCGCCAACGGCTCGGGCAAGTCGACCCTTCTGCTGCTGCTCGATGCCCTGCAGCCGCCGTCGTCGGGCACGATCCGGTTCGACGGGCGGGAGCTCACTCCCGAAGCACTGCTCGACGAGCGCGCGAACCACGAGTTTCGCCGCCGGGTCGGCTTCGTCTTCCAGAATCCGGAGGTGCAGCTGTTCAACCCGACGGTGCGCGACGAGATCGCCTTCGGCCCGCTGCAGCTCGGCTGGCCGACAGAGCGGATCCGCGACGAGGTCGAGCGCATGGTCGACAGGATGCAGCTGCGCGCGGTGGTCGAGCGGCCGACCTTCCGCCTGTCGATGGGGGAGAAGAAGCGGGTGGCGATCGCTTCGGTGCTGATCCTCGACCCGGAAGTGATCCTCCTCGACGAGCCGACCGCCGGGCTCGATCCGCGCAGTCAAAGCGGCGTCATCGACCTGCTCGAGCAGTGGCAGGGGACGGCGCGCACGGTGATCGTCGCGACGCACGACCTCGGGGTGATCGAAGAGATCGCCGACCGCTGCCTGGTCTTCCAGCAGGGCCGCCTGGTTGCCGACCGCCCGCCGGCGGAGATCGTCCGCGACCTCGATCTCCTCACCAGCACCGGTCTCGTCCACAGCCATCGTCACTCGCACGGCCCGGGTGTCCACCACTCTCACCCGCATCTGCATCGCCACCAGCATGGCGAGTCCTAG
- a CDS encoding nodulation protein NfeD, with protein sequence MRDPRSQFRLIVSALPALLALTLFAGGSAAMAQTGPAGSEPAGGSATLPSPETPAAQSGPTDLPRPPITVVHLRLRSILQPVAQQFLVEALADADRNGAALLVVELDTPGGLLSSTREISTAMLGAATPVVVYVAPSGAQAASAGFFLLMAADFAAMAPGTNTGAAHPVGGQGETIEGVMGEKVEQDAAATIRALAGRHGRNVALAEEAVVESRSFTDQEALAQGLVDVVASDLAQLLLALEGRTWEKAGRKGTLALSGARISEVEMSPLQRMLAAIVHPNIAYLLMSIGFLGIYFELAHPGAVLPGVVGAIALVLGLYALSVLPVNLAGVGLILLALVFFIAEIKVTSYGLLAVGGIIALVLGSLLLFRDLDPALRLSRGLVATTALVAALLVGFLAVLAARAQRSPVFAGKGGLEGELGRAIEDLDPAGRVFVHGEIWNADAEAPVRAEQSVRVVGVDGLRLKVRPEERSS encoded by the coding sequence ATGCGAGATCCCCGAAGCCAGTTTCGCCTCATCGTATCCGCTCTTCCTGCTCTGCTTGCGCTGACGCTCTTCGCGGGCGGCAGTGCGGCGATGGCGCAAACCGGCCCAGCGGGCAGCGAGCCGGCAGGCGGGTCCGCGACGCTGCCGAGCCCGGAGACTCCGGCTGCCCAGTCCGGCCCGACCGACCTGCCACGACCTCCCATCACCGTCGTGCACCTGCGCCTGCGGTCGATCCTGCAGCCGGTGGCGCAGCAGTTTCTGGTCGAAGCGCTGGCGGATGCCGACCGCAACGGCGCCGCCCTTCTGGTCGTGGAGCTCGACACTCCGGGTGGACTGCTCTCTTCGACCCGCGAGATCTCGACCGCGATGCTCGGGGCGGCGACGCCGGTGGTCGTCTACGTCGCGCCCTCCGGGGCGCAGGCCGCCTCGGCGGGTTTCTTCCTGCTGATGGCAGCCGACTTCGCCGCCATGGCACCGGGGACGAACACCGGCGCAGCCCATCCGGTCGGCGGACAGGGCGAGACCATCGAAGGCGTCATGGGCGAGAAAGTCGAACAGGACGCTGCGGCGACCATCCGGGCGCTGGCCGGCCGTCACGGCCGCAACGTTGCGCTCGCCGAAGAGGCGGTCGTCGAGAGCCGCTCCTTCACCGATCAGGAGGCGCTGGCGCAGGGCCTCGTCGACGTCGTGGCGTCCGACCTCGCGCAGCTCCTGCTGGCGCTCGAGGGACGGACCTGGGAGAAGGCCGGCCGCAAGGGCACCCTGGCCCTCTCCGGGGCGCGAATCTCCGAGGTCGAGATGTCGCCGCTGCAGCGGATGCTGGCGGCGATCGTCCACCCCAACATCGCCTATCTGCTGATGTCGATCGGATTCCTCGGCATCTACTTCGAGCTCGCCCATCCCGGAGCGGTGCTCCCGGGCGTCGTCGGAGCGATCGCCCTCGTCCTCGGTCTCTATGCGCTCTCGGTGCTGCCGGTGAATCTCGCCGGTGTCGGGTTGATCCTGCTGGCGCTGGTCTTCTTCATCGCCGAGATCAAGGTGACGAGCTACGGTCTGCTCGCCGTCGGCGGTATCATCGCCCTCGTGCTCGGCTCGCTGTTGCTGTTTCGCGACCTCGATCCGGCGCTGCGCCTGAGCCGGGGGCTCGTCGCCACGACCGCCCTCGTCGCGGCGCTCCTGGTCGGCTTCCTCGCCGTGCTCGCCGCCCGGGCCCAGCGCTCGCCGGTGTTCGCCGGCAAGGGGGGCCTCGAGGGCGAGCTCGGCCGGGCGATCGAAGACCTCGATCCGGCCGGCCGGGTGTTCGTGCACGGGGAGATCTGGAACGCCGACGCGGAGGCTCCGGTGCGCGCGGAGCAGAGCGTCCGGGTGGTCGGCGTCGACGGGCTGCGCCTCAAGGTGCGGCCGGAAGAGAGGAGCAGCTAG
- a CDS encoding DinB family protein: protein MEVLPPVVAANLHCLEQALELLGRLPESAFARTPERHARTVGPHLRHVLDHYSAFLAGLPAFRVDYDARAREPRLESDLEFAAARMREIVGELVLVDEDLMELPIQIRLESGGSTGPGGPDADHWSHSTVRRELQFLLSHTVHHFALISILLERFAIAVPEDFGIAPSTLKYWQAQGSCAPLPG, encoded by the coding sequence ATGGAAGTCCTCCCCCCGGTCGTTGCGGCCAACCTGCACTGCCTCGAGCAGGCGCTCGAGCTCCTCGGACGTCTGCCGGAGAGCGCCTTCGCCCGTACCCCGGAACGGCATGCCAGGACGGTGGGCCCGCACCTGCGCCATGTTCTCGACCACTACTCCGCCTTCCTCGCCGGCCTCCCCGCTTTCCGCGTCGACTACGATGCCCGGGCGCGGGAACCCCGGCTCGAGTCGGACCTCGAGTTCGCGGCGGCACGGATGCGGGAGATCGTCGGCGAGCTCGTGCTCGTCGACGAGGACCTCATGGAACTGCCGATCCAGATTCGCCTCGAGTCCGGTGGCTCCACTGGCCCAGGTGGCCCGGATGCCGACCACTGGAGCCATTCCACCGTTCGACGCGAGCTCCAGTTCCTGCTCTCCCATACCGTGCATCACTTCGCGCTGATCTCGATCCTGCTGGAGCGCTTCGCGATTGCGGTGCCGGAAGACTTCGGGATCGCGCCTTCCACGCTCAAGTACTGGCAGGCCCAGGGCTCATGTGCACCGCTTCCTGGCTGA
- a CDS encoding slipin family protein, producing MPQEFAIILVLVAFGISLLRLWIKVLKEYERGVVFRLGRVLAEPKGPGLIFLFWPLDRMVTIPLRTVVLDVPAQDVITRDNVSVKVNAVLYFRVVDPVKAVVSVENYLYATSQLAQTTLRSVLGQAELDELLSERDRLNERLQEIIDKHTDPWGIKISMVEVKHVDLPQEMQRAMARQAEAEREKRAKFIHAQGELDASKALGEAANSISQNPVTLQLRYLQTLTEIAAENNSTIIFPLPIELLKSFFPNSSQNK from the coding sequence GTGCCCCAGGAATTCGCCATCATCCTCGTGCTCGTCGCCTTCGGCATCTCGCTGCTCCGGCTCTGGATCAAGGTGCTGAAGGAGTACGAGCGCGGCGTCGTCTTCCGGCTCGGCCGTGTGCTCGCCGAGCCCAAAGGTCCGGGCCTCATCTTCCTGTTCTGGCCGCTCGATCGCATGGTGACGATTCCCCTGCGCACCGTGGTTCTCGACGTGCCGGCGCAGGATGTCATCACGCGCGACAACGTCTCGGTCAAGGTCAATGCCGTGCTCTATTTCCGGGTCGTCGATCCGGTGAAGGCGGTCGTCTCGGTGGAGAACTACCTTTACGCCACCAGCCAGTTGGCCCAGACCACGCTGCGCTCGGTGCTCGGCCAGGCGGAGCTCGATGAGCTCCTCTCCGAGCGGGACAGGCTCAACGAGCGCCTGCAGGAGATCATCGACAAACACACCGATCCCTGGGGCATCAAGATCTCGATGGTCGAGGTGAAGCACGTCGACCTGCCGCAGGAGATGCAGCGCGCCATGGCGCGCCAGGCCGAAGCCGAACGCGAGAAGCGCGCCAAATTCATCCATGCGCAGGGCGAGCTCGACGCCTCGAAGGCGCTCGGCGAGGCGGCGAACTCGATCTCGCAGAATCCGGTGACGCTCCAGCTGCGCTATCTCCAGACGCTCACCGAGATCGCCGCCGAGAACAACTCGACGATCATCTTCCCGCTGCCGATCGAGCTCCTGAAGTCGTTCTTTCCGAACTCTTCGCAGAACAAGTAG
- the cbiQ gene encoding cobalt ECF transporter T component CbiQ has translation MTSQHGNAPAKVPAAVASTGFRLAGRSPIERTLAELLRVAERSLHAEETARRGGALQSLDARAKWLGFAGFVVAAGQARTFAILGALFAGALVLALLSRLRLRELALRAWLPALLFTALVGGPALVITPGPPAPGLPEALGITAAGARSVGFLLLRVETITSLTLLLVLTTPWARLLAALRSLRAPATVVVILGMTYRFLFLLLASARDLFLARRSRTVGRLPTPEARRLFARTTGVLLSKTMSTSQQVYLAMLSRGFTGEARLLEPLAMRGRDWVAVAASLGISAAAIWSGR, from the coding sequence ATGACCTCTCAGCATGGGAATGCCCCGGCGAAGGTCCCGGCGGCGGTGGCGTCCACCGGTTTCCGTCTGGCCGGCCGTTCGCCGATCGAGCGCACGCTCGCCGAGTTGCTGCGGGTGGCCGAGCGCTCGCTGCATGCCGAAGAGACCGCCCGTCGCGGCGGGGCTCTCCAGTCGCTCGATGCCCGTGCGAAGTGGCTCGGCTTCGCCGGCTTCGTCGTGGCGGCCGGGCAGGCGCGGACCTTCGCCATTCTCGGCGCGCTCTTCGCCGGAGCGCTGGTGCTCGCGCTGCTGTCTCGGCTGAGGCTGCGGGAGCTCGCGCTGCGTGCCTGGCTGCCAGCGTTGCTCTTCACCGCGCTCGTGGGCGGTCCGGCGCTCGTCATCACGCCGGGTCCGCCGGCGCCGGGCCTCCCGGAAGCGCTGGGCATCACGGCTGCAGGGGCGCGTTCCGTCGGCTTTCTCCTGTTGCGGGTGGAGACCATCACGTCGTTGACCTTGCTCCTCGTGCTGACGACCCCCTGGGCGCGCCTGCTCGCGGCGCTGCGCAGTCTGCGCGCGCCGGCGACCGTGGTGGTGATTCTCGGCATGACCTACCGCTTCCTCTTCCTGCTGCTCGCGAGCGCCCGCGATCTCTTCCTCGCCCGGCGCAGCCGCACCGTGGGGAGGCTCCCGACGCCGGAGGCGCGCAGGCTCTTCGCGCGCACGACGGGCGTTTTGCTGTCGAAGACGATGTCGACGAGCCAGCAGGTCTACCTGGCGATGCTGTCGCGTGGCTTCACCGGCGAGGCGCGGTTGCTCGAGCCGCTGGCGATGCGCGGCCGGGACTGGGTCGCCGTCGCCGCGAGTCTCGGTATCAGCGCGGCCGCGATCTGGTCGGGGAGATGA
- a CDS encoding NRDE family protein yields MCTASWLTAGDRFHFFFNRDERRTRAIGLPPGERQANGISYLSPTDPDSGGTWFAATVRGLILALLNRSIDGQPPAAGRRSRGSLIPALVGARDLPEVAALLRGLPLVECAPFRLIANLPGEGALGAVWNGSDLQTQAITTDSGLLCSSSRGDLEVTRVRSELWTARTGERAARGVEELRRFHRSHAPTRSASSVCMHRDDASTVSHLEVLRETARVEVAYFDGAPCCAGAPERSTLALLTGSGSR; encoded by the coding sequence ATGTGCACCGCTTCCTGGCTGACCGCTGGCGACCGGTTCCACTTCTTCTTCAACCGCGATGAACGCCGGACCCGGGCCATCGGGCTACCGCCCGGAGAGCGGCAGGCCAATGGCATCTCCTACCTCTCGCCCACCGACCCCGACTCCGGCGGTACCTGGTTCGCGGCCACCGTGCGCGGGCTCATCCTGGCGCTGCTCAACCGCAGCATCGACGGCCAGCCCCCGGCGGCCGGCCGGCGCAGCCGGGGCAGCCTGATACCGGCCCTCGTCGGCGCCCGCGACCTGCCGGAGGTCGCGGCCCTCCTGAGAGGCCTGCCCCTGGTCGAGTGCGCCCCGTTCCGCCTGATCGCGAACCTCCCGGGAGAAGGCGCCCTCGGCGCGGTCTGGAACGGGAGCGATCTCCAAACGCAAGCGATCACGACGGACAGCGGCCTCCTCTGCTCCTCCTCCCGTGGCGACCTCGAGGTCACCCGGGTGCGCAGTGAGCTGTGGACGGCACGCACTGGCGAGCGCGCCGCTCGCGGCGTCGAAGAGCTGCGCCGCTTTCACCGCAGTCATGCGCCCACGCGGTCGGCATCGTCGGTCTGCATGCACCGGGACGATGCCTCGACCGTGAGCCACCTCGAGGTGCTTCGGGAGACCGCCCGAGTGGAGGTCGCCTACTTCGACGGCGCGCCCTGCTGCGCCGGCGCACCCGAACGCTCGACCCTGGCGCTCCTCACCGGATCCGGGAGCCGCTGA
- the cbiM gene encoding cobalt transporter CbiM, producing MHIPDGYLSPSTCAVLYAAAMPFWAAALRRVRALLATRFVPLVSLFAAFSFVIMMFNLPLPGGTTGHAAGIAMAAIVLGPWGATIAISVALAIQALLFGDGGILALGANCFNIAVAGSWTAAAVYRLVAGSSPIDARRRVLAGGLAGYCAINVAALLTAFELGLQPLLFHDATGAALYAPYPLAVALPAMMLGHLTFAGFAEGLLTAGVVRYLQQSERGLLGSGAFGGGVASPTPAVGAPRPAPTFFAARGLWALLGLLLVLSPLGLLAAGSAWAEWSPEDFSDPAARAGIAAASGGALLPAAAPSGLVQLSALWTAPLPDYAPAFLRSATMGYLVSAFVGVGLILLAVAGLQAIGDRFRRGGSPAALSQE from the coding sequence ATGCACATTCCCGACGGCTACCTCAGCCCCTCGACCTGCGCGGTGCTCTACGCCGCGGCGATGCCGTTCTGGGCGGCGGCGCTGCGCCGTGTGCGGGCACTCCTCGCCACCCGCTTCGTGCCATTGGTGTCGCTCTTCGCGGCATTCTCATTCGTCATCATGATGTTCAACCTGCCGCTGCCCGGTGGAACGACGGGGCACGCGGCGGGCATCGCCATGGCCGCAATCGTCCTTGGCCCCTGGGGGGCGACGATCGCCATCTCGGTGGCGCTCGCCATCCAGGCGCTGCTCTTTGGCGACGGAGGGATCCTGGCGCTCGGCGCCAACTGCTTCAACATCGCGGTCGCCGGCTCGTGGACGGCGGCGGCGGTCTACCGGCTCGTCGCCGGCAGCTCGCCGATCGACGCCCGGCGGCGGGTCCTCGCGGGCGGGCTCGCCGGCTACTGCGCGATCAACGTCGCGGCGCTGCTCACCGCGTTCGAGCTCGGCCTGCAGCCGCTGCTCTTCCACGACGCCACCGGTGCGGCGCTCTACGCTCCGTACCCGCTCGCAGTGGCCCTGCCGGCGATGATGCTCGGGCACCTGACCTTCGCCGGCTTTGCGGAGGGGCTGCTCACCGCGGGCGTCGTGCGCTACCTCCAACAGAGCGAGCGCGGTCTGCTCGGGTCCGGAGCGTTCGGTGGCGGTGTCGCGAGTCCAACCCCGGCGGTCGGCGCGCCCCGGCCGGCGCCGACGTTCTTCGCTGCGCGCGGGCTGTGGGCGTTGCTGGGGCTCCTGCTGGTGCTCTCGCCCCTGGGCCTGCTCGCCGCCGGCAGCGCCTGGGCGGAGTGGAGCCCGGAGGATTTCTCCGATCCGGCGGCGCGGGCGGGAATTGCCGCGGCGAGTGGCGGAGCCCTGCTCCCGGCCGCAGCTCCGAGCGGGCTCGTGCAGCTCTCAGCCCTCTGGACGGCACCGCTGCCGGACTATGCCCCCGCCTTTCTCCGCAGCGCGACGATGGGCTATCTGGTGTCGGCTTTCGTCGGCGTCGGGCTCATCCTGCTCGCGGTCGCCGGCCTGCAAGCCATCGGCGACCGGTTTCGGCGCGGCGGCTCTCCTGCCGCGCTGTCGCAGGAATGA
- a CDS encoding VTT domain-containing protein yields the protein MPLAANGSRQKEVRALFPLALLLLLLLPGLSASVVWADAPEPAPASESPSGNWAGGLLGTLEQIDPESGSGGPGRLSLRHQLLLGLLLAAATLVSEDLTCVAAGLLVSHGKLSFAAATAACLAGIFVGDLLLVLAGRLLGRRLLERVPFRWVLTRETLDRAERWFTARGDRVVLASRFVPGSRLPLFLAAGILRAPFARVAVALLLAGVVWTPLLVGLSAWTGGAILTQFRSYERVALPAIVAAFAVVFLFVRIVVPLFTWRGRRLLLGRFRRLTLWEFWPAWLFQFPVVLHGLWLGLRHRHLTLFTAANPGIPSGGFVEESKSDILRGLAGAPVARFRVVDLPTDPDRRLARLETAMREAGLGFPVVLKPDVGERGRGVAVVRSGAELARYLEQSAGRVLLQQYIPGEEFGVFYVRHPEEERGRIISITGKRFPVVVGDGRRRLEELILADDRAVCMAPYYLQANLERLDEVPAPAERVQLVEIGNHCRGTVFLDAREHRTAELEAAIEALARTFPGFYFGRFDLRVPSVGQFRAGLELTILELNGVTSEATHIYAPGASLLAAYRTLFEQWRLAFAIGAANVALGASATGLGALVRLLRNRSARFGTIAPLSPAETAAAAPSRHDPDQE from the coding sequence ATGCCCCTCGCCGCGAACGGCAGCCGGCAGAAAGAGGTTCGCGCCCTTTTCCCTCTCGCTCTGCTCCTTCTGCTCCTCCTGCCCGGGCTCTCTGCGTCGGTGGTCTGGGCGGACGCTCCCGAGCCCGCGCCGGCGTCCGAGAGCCCCTCGGGAAACTGGGCAGGCGGGCTCCTCGGAACCCTCGAGCAGATCGACCCGGAGAGCGGAAGCGGCGGGCCGGGCCGGCTCTCCCTCCGCCACCAGCTTCTGCTCGGCCTGCTGCTCGCCGCAGCGACTCTCGTCAGCGAGGACCTCACCTGCGTCGCCGCCGGGCTCCTGGTCTCCCACGGCAAGCTCTCCTTCGCTGCCGCCACCGCGGCCTGTCTCGCCGGCATCTTCGTCGGGGACCTGCTGCTCGTCCTCGCCGGTCGTCTGCTCGGCAGAAGGCTCCTCGAGCGCGTTCCTTTCCGATGGGTGCTGACCCGCGAGACTCTCGACCGCGCCGAGCGCTGGTTCACGGCGCGGGGCGACCGGGTGGTTCTCGCCTCGCGCTTCGTGCCCGGCAGCCGTCTGCCGCTCTTTCTCGCCGCCGGCATCCTGCGCGCACCATTCGCGCGCGTCGCGGTGGCGCTCCTGCTCGCGGGCGTGGTCTGGACGCCGCTGCTCGTCGGGCTCTCGGCCTGGACCGGAGGCGCGATCCTGACGCAATTCCGCTCCTACGAGCGGGTCGCCCTGCCGGCGATCGTCGCCGCCTTCGCGGTCGTTTTCCTGTTCGTCCGCATCGTCGTGCCGCTCTTCACCTGGCGCGGCCGCCGGCTGCTGCTCGGACGCTTTCGGCGGCTCACGCTGTGGGAGTTCTGGCCGGCCTGGCTCTTCCAGTTCCCCGTCGTTCTGCACGGCCTCTGGCTGGGCCTGCGCCACCGGCACCTGACGCTCTTCACCGCCGCCAACCCGGGCATCCCGTCGGGCGGCTTCGTCGAAGAGTCGAAGAGCGACATTCTTCGGGGGCTGGCCGGTGCTCCGGTGGCCCGTTTCCGGGTCGTCGATCTGCCCACGGATCCCGATCGCCGACTCGCCCGTCTGGAGACGGCGATGCGAGAGGCCGGCCTCGGCTTTCCGGTCGTTCTCAAGCCCGACGTCGGCGAGCGCGGACGGGGGGTCGCCGTGGTGCGCTCGGGGGCGGAGCTCGCGCGCTACCTCGAACAGTCCGCAGGGCGAGTGCTCCTCCAGCAATACATCCCCGGCGAGGAGTTCGGCGTTTTCTACGTCCGCCACCCGGAGGAGGAGCGCGGCCGGATCATCTCGATCACCGGCAAGCGCTTTCCGGTGGTCGTCGGCGACGGCCGGCGGCGCCTCGAAGAGCTCATCCTCGCCGACGATCGCGCTGTCTGCATGGCCCCCTACTACCTGCAGGCGAATCTCGAGCGGCTCGACGAGGTACCGGCACCGGCCGAGCGTGTGCAGCTCGTCGAGATCGGCAACCACTGCCGCGGCACCGTCTTTCTCGATGCTCGCGAGCACCGGACGGCCGAGCTCGAGGCCGCCATCGAGGCGTTGGCCCGCACCTTCCCGGGCTTCTACTTCGGGCGCTTCGACCTGCGGGTCCCGTCGGTCGGGCAGTTCCGCGCCGGCCTCGAGCTCACCATCCTCGAGCTCAACGGCGTCACCTCCGAGGCGACCCACATCTATGCTCCGGGAGCGAGCCTCCTCGCGGCCTATCGAACGCTGTTCGAACAGTGGCGGCTCGCCTTCGCGATCGGCGCCGCGAATGTCGCACTGGGGGCCTCCGCGACCGGCCTGGGGGCGCTCGTCCGTCTGTTGCGCAACCGCAGTGCGCGCTTTGGTACCATCGCTCCACTCTCGCCGGCGGAGACGGCAGCCGCCGCGCCATCCCGGCACGACCCTGACCAGGAGTGA
- the prfB gene encoding peptide chain release factor 2 (programmed frameshift): MLASELQQRLGRLSEELATIRGYLEEAGVEDQLKDIDRQMEMPGFWDKPTESAGLMQKRRQIERKVANLRSLRSDAEEIATWQELLGSSGDADPDALRFVERLEREVGELDLQLKLSGPDDDKNALMAINAGAGGTESQDWASMLLRMYVRWAEKQGYALELMDQQDGEEAGIKSATFAVRGPNAFGYLNGENGVHRLVRISPFDSQARRHTSFASVYVYPEVDDTIEIEINDKDLRVDTFRSSGAGGQHVNKTDSAIRITHLPTNIVVQCQNERSQIKNRAQAMKMLRARLYDLELKKRKAEQDKVEGAKMDNAWGSQIRSYVLQPYRMVKDHRTGETVGDADGVLDGAIDPFLEAWLKGRIAAPGSDSDADSL, encoded by the exons ATGCTCGCCTCCGAACTGCAGCAGCGCCTCGGCCGCCTGAGCGAAGAGCTCGCCACGATCCGGGGGTATCTT GAAGAAGCCGGCGTCGAAGATCAGCTGAAGGACATCGACCGGCAGATGGAGATGCCGGGATTCTGGGACAAGCCGACCGAGTCGGCCGGTCTCATGCAGAAGCGCCGGCAGATCGAGCGCAAGGTGGCGAACCTGCGCTCGTTGAGGTCCGACGCCGAGGAGATCGCGACCTGGCAGGAGCTCCTGGGCTCCTCCGGCGACGCCGACCCCGACGCGCTGCGCTTCGTCGAACGCCTCGAGCGCGAGGTGGGTGAGCTCGATCTGCAGTTGAAGCTCTCCGGACCCGATGACGACAAGAACGCCTTGATGGCGATCAACGCCGGCGCCGGCGGCACCGAGTCGCAGGACTGGGCCTCGATGCTGCTGCGCATGTACGTGCGCTGGGCGGAGAAGCAGGGCTATGCCCTCGAGCTCATGGACCAGCAGGACGGCGAAGAGGCCGGAATCAAGAGCGCGACGTTCGCGGTGCGCGGCCCGAACGCCTTCGGCTATCTGAACGGCGAGAACGGCGTGCACCGCCTGGTGCGGATCAGCCCTTTTGACTCGCAGGCGCGGCGCCACACATCGTTCGCCTCCGTCTACGTCTATCCGGAAGTCGACGACACGATCGAGATCGAGATCAACGACAAGGACCTGCGCGTCGACACTTTCCGCTCGTCCGGTGCCGGCGGCCAGCACGTCAACAAGACCGACTCGGCGATCCGCATCACGCACCTGCCGACCAACATCGTCGTGCAGTGCCAGAACGAGCGCAGCCAGATCAAGAACCGCGCCCAGGCGATGAAGATGCTGCGCGCCCGGCTCTACGACCTGGAGCTCAAGAAGCGCAAGGCGGAGCAGGACAAGGTCGAAGGCGCCAAGATGGACAACGCCTGGGGCAGCCAGATCCGCAGCTACGTCCTGCAGCCCTACCGCATGGTCAAGGACCACCGCACCGGCGAGACCGTGGGCGATGCCGACGGCGTTCTCGACGGCGCCATCGACCCGTTCCTCGAAGCCTGGCTCAAGGGAAGGATCGCCGCCCCGGGCTCCGACAGCGACGCGGACTCCCTGTAG
- a CDS encoding SPOR domain-containing protein: MESSESHEPSYYEVALTNRQVLIAFVVLLTCLVTAFLSGVWIGRGGSSPARIPPATLEAAATSTEPPLEQLTFFNGKEAGTRTSGAAGSGAAPVAAERVAPPAADAPATAEERATETMRQNLDATMAANRTIPAPAAAAPTATTPKATPAAAAPPATTAPAKAPAPAKKEPAAAKPAVAGKTFVQVYSSNNGPRAREIVAQLRKGGFTVVMTETPKGGGTNYRVRVGPYAERTKAEAAATRLRRDFRLETWVTDSP, encoded by the coding sequence TTGGAATCGAGTGAATCGCACGAGCCGAGCTATTACGAGGTCGCGCTCACCAACCGGCAGGTACTGATCGCCTTCGTGGTGCTCCTCACCTGCCTCGTGACGGCGTTCCTTTCGGGCGTCTGGATCGGACGGGGAGGGAGCTCGCCGGCCCGCATCCCGCCGGCGACCCTCGAAGCGGCCGCGACCTCGACCGAGCCGCCGCTCGAGCAACTGACCTTCTTCAATGGCAAAGAGGCCGGCACCCGGACGTCCGGCGCGGCCGGCTCCGGAGCGGCCCCGGTGGCCGCCGAGCGTGTCGCGCCGCCCGCTGCGGACGCCCCTGCGACGGCCGAGGAGCGCGCCACCGAGACGATGCGCCAGAACCTCGACGCCACCATGGCGGCGAACCGGACGATTCCGGCGCCAGCTGCCGCTGCGCCGACGGCCACCACCCCGAAGGCGACGCCGGCGGCCGCTGCACCTCCGGCCACGACAGCTCCGGCGAAGGCACCGGCGCCTGCCAAGAAGGAGCCCGCGGCAGCGAAACCCGCTGTTGCCGGGAAGACTTTCGTGCAGGTCTACTCGTCCAACAACGGCCCGCGCGCCAGGGAGATCGTCGCGCAACTGCGCAAGGGCGGCTTTACCGTGGTCATGACCGAAACGCCGAAAGGCGGCGGCACGAACTACCGCGTGCGGGTCGGACCCTATGCCGAGCGCACCAAGGCGGAGGCCGCTGCGACGCGGTTGCGGCGGGATTTCCGGCTCGAAACCTGGGTGACCGATTCGCCCTAG